From one Pedobacter faecalis genomic stretch:
- a CDS encoding GH92 family glycosyl hydrolase has product MINSFNAKASKWARLACSALFIAQISSVAITASAQTNPYPGEGNLKYVDPRIGNVGAILEPTRPTVQLPNQVIRMTPQRADYMDDQISSFPLTVVSHRNGQVFAIRPALATTGLKRMTYDHDLEVNRPWYYAAYLVEDDIKVEFAPGKKAGIFKFEFPSTATKAVIFDRYNSGESSYTLVSDKELTGMETWSGVKVYMYGVFNAAAEGKKEGNKMLLSFNSSAPKTIEFRYALSFISPEQAKKNYANELSSVSFDQQAKKAEAAWAKVINQIPVTGGTDAQKRSFYTALYRCYERMVDITEDGQYYSGYDKQVHQTNRPFFVDDWVWDSYLAHHPLRTILDPEQEGDMLNSYVLMYQQSGWVPTFPLLWGDNPCMNGFHSTISFLDGYRKGIRNYDVQTAYEGMHKNATQATMLPWKNGPKTELEDFYYDNGFFPALKEGEKETNPRVHGFEKRQAVAITLGHSYDDWALAQMAQELGKTSDYAKFTARSNFYKNLWDSKTQMFLPKDKNGNWIPIDPKFDGGMGGREYYDENNGWTYLWQVQHDVKGLIDLFGSVNSFENKLDQLFRESLGRSKYELWAKFPDFTGIVGQFSMGNEPSFHIPYLYNYTSSPWKTQKRIRFLLDTWFKDNVFGIPGDEDGGGMSAFVVFSAMGFYPVTPGTPVYTIGSPIFEKVAINLPNGKKFQLIANKSSDRNKYIQSAKLNGKTLDTPWFTHEQLVNGGTIELEMGPLPNKKWGVK; this is encoded by the coding sequence ATGATTAATTCTTTTAATGCTAAAGCCTCGAAATGGGCAAGGCTGGCTTGTTCAGCGTTGTTTATTGCGCAGATCAGTTCGGTTGCCATCACGGCTTCTGCACAAACCAATCCTTACCCGGGCGAAGGTAATCTTAAATATGTAGACCCGAGAATTGGGAATGTTGGTGCAATACTGGAACCAACACGGCCAACAGTCCAGTTGCCTAACCAGGTGATACGTATGACACCTCAGCGGGCGGATTATATGGACGATCAGATCAGCAGCTTTCCGCTTACGGTCGTGTCGCACCGAAACGGCCAGGTTTTCGCGATCAGGCCCGCTCTGGCAACTACAGGATTGAAGCGTATGACGTACGACCACGACCTGGAGGTGAACCGCCCATGGTATTATGCCGCCTATCTGGTAGAGGATGATATTAAAGTAGAGTTTGCACCAGGCAAGAAAGCGGGGATATTTAAGTTCGAGTTTCCGTCGACAGCTACAAAGGCGGTAATTTTTGACCGGTATAATAGCGGCGAAAGCAGCTACACCCTTGTCTCCGATAAAGAACTTACCGGCATGGAAACCTGGTCGGGCGTCAAAGTATATATGTACGGTGTATTTAACGCCGCCGCAGAAGGGAAAAAGGAAGGCAATAAAATGTTGCTCAGCTTTAACAGTTCTGCACCAAAAACCATTGAGTTCAGATATGCCCTTTCATTTATAAGCCCGGAGCAGGCCAAAAAGAACTATGCGAATGAGCTTAGTTCGGTCAGCTTTGATCAGCAGGCCAAAAAGGCCGAAGCGGCATGGGCTAAAGTGATCAACCAGATTCCCGTAACCGGCGGTACCGACGCGCAGAAGCGTTCTTTTTATACAGCCCTTTACCGTTGCTATGAGCGCATGGTAGACATTACCGAGGATGGCCAGTATTACAGCGGTTATGATAAGCAGGTACATCAAACCAATCGTCCGTTTTTTGTGGATGACTGGGTGTGGGACAGTTACCTGGCGCATCACCCCTTACGCACGATCCTTGATCCGGAGCAGGAGGGCGATATGTTAAACTCTTACGTCCTGATGTATCAGCAGAGCGGATGGGTACCCACATTTCCTTTGCTTTGGGGCGATAACCCTTGTATGAACGGTTTCCACTCCACCATATCGTTTTTAGATGGCTACAGAAAAGGTATTCGGAATTATGATGTACAGACTGCCTATGAAGGCATGCATAAGAATGCCACACAAGCCACCATGCTTCCCTGGAAAAACGGGCCGAAAACGGAGCTGGAAGATTTCTATTATGACAATGGTTTCTTCCCTGCACTAAAGGAAGGGGAAAAGGAAACCAATCCGCGCGTGCATGGATTTGAGAAGCGCCAGGCGGTAGCCATAACATTGGGGCATAGTTACGATGACTGGGCCCTGGCGCAAATGGCGCAGGAGCTGGGTAAAACGTCTGACTACGCGAAGTTTACCGCCAGGTCTAATTTTTATAAGAACTTGTGGGACAGCAAGACACAGATGTTTTTGCCGAAGGATAAAAACGGAAACTGGATTCCCATCGATCCGAAGTTTGATGGCGGCATGGGTGGCCGAGAATACTATGATGAAAATAACGGCTGGACTTACTTGTGGCAGGTGCAGCACGATGTGAAGGGTTTAATCGATCTCTTTGGCAGTGTGAACAGTTTCGAGAATAAGCTTGACCAGTTGTTCCGCGAATCGCTCGGAAGAAGTAAGTACGAGCTGTGGGCTAAGTTTCCGGATTTTACGGGTATCGTCGGACAGTTTTCTATGGGTAACGAGCCAAGTTTCCATATTCCGTATTTGTATAATTATACTTCATCACCCTGGAAAACGCAGAAGCGTATCAGGTTCCTGCTGGATACTTGGTTTAAAGACAATGTTTTTGGGATTCCGGGCGATGAAGATGGCGGAGGGATGTCGGCATTCGTAGTGTTCTCTGCTATGGGGTTCTATCCGGTTACCCCGGGAACACCGGTTTACACCATTGGAAGCCCGATATTTGAAAAGGTTGCGATTAATTTGCCAAACGGTAAGAAGTTTCAGCTGATCGCCAATAAATCTTCAGATCGTAATAAATACATTCAAAGTGCAAAGCTGAACGGAAAGACCTTGGATACACCATGGTTTACACATGAGCAACTGGTTAACGGTGGCACAATTGAACTCGAAATGGGTCCGCTACCGAATAAAAAATGGGGCGTTAAATAA
- a CDS encoding NAD-dependent epimerase/dehydratase family protein, whose translation MTADRGRVLVTGANGFLGANAARELQGRGYTVRLMVRRSADMRALSDLSAEIFYGDIANEEEVIAAVEGCDFVVHTASVTQQWGVSYAVYEQANIQGTVNVVEACLKHGVQKLIHISTANTIGPGTRNKPANELYSFRLTHIRSGYVSTKYISQQYVLEQVERRQLPAVVINPTFMIGEYDTKPSSGQLLLHGINKRIVMHPPGGKNFVYIQDVARGIANAIETGKVGECYLMAGHNLTYREFFRLLNATSGQRPVLIAIPKFILMSLGVAGSLIGKLTGRQLKLDYSAAYMLCLYNYYSGKKSERVLNLSYTPVEVAVKRALDWFRANKYC comes from the coding sequence ATGACGGCTGATCGTGGACGGGTTCTGGTTACTGGGGCTAACGGTTTTTTAGGGGCAAATGCTGCCCGGGAACTGCAGGGTCGCGGTTACACCGTACGGCTTATGGTTCGCCGCTCGGCCGACATGCGTGCTTTATCTGACCTCTCTGCCGAGATCTTTTACGGTGATATCGCGAATGAGGAAGAGGTGATCGCTGCCGTGGAAGGTTGCGACTTTGTCGTCCATACCGCTTCGGTGACCCAGCAATGGGGGGTGAGTTATGCGGTCTATGAGCAGGCGAATATCCAAGGCACGGTGAACGTGGTAGAGGCATGCCTCAAGCATGGGGTTCAAAAATTAATCCATATCAGTACGGCCAATACCATCGGCCCCGGTACACGCAATAAGCCCGCCAACGAACTGTATTCATTCAGATTAACCCATATCCGGTCGGGCTATGTCAGCACCAAATACATATCGCAGCAGTATGTGCTGGAACAGGTGGAACGCAGGCAATTGCCGGCGGTAGTGATCAATCCAACTTTTATGATAGGTGAATATGATACTAAACCCAGCTCTGGTCAGTTACTGTTGCACGGTATCAACAAGCGCATCGTGATGCATCCGCCCGGGGGGAAGAACTTCGTCTATATTCAGGATGTAGCCAGAGGCATAGCGAATGCCATTGAAACCGGCAAGGTTGGTGAGTGCTATCTTATGGCTGGTCACAATTTAACATACCGCGAGTTCTTCAGGCTGCTTAATGCCACGTCTGGTCAGCGTCCGGTTTTGATAGCGATTCCAAAATTTATACTGATGTCGTTAGGTGTTGCAGGTTCGTTGATCGGTAAACTCACGGGCAGGCAACTGAAGCTGGACTATTCGGCAGCTTATATGTTGTGTTTATACAATTATTATTCTGGTAAGAAGTCGGAACGTGTGCTTAATCTTAGCTATACGCCTGTGGAGGTTGCAGTTAAGAGGGCGCTCGACTGGTTTCGGGCCAACAAATACTGCTGA
- a CDS encoding SDR family NAD(P)-dependent oxidoreductase has product MKAVKYTLITGASSGLGREFCMQCAERKMNLIMIALPNSNTDSLAHELRLEYGVDIQVYEFDLTDSILLQEHINLIRDLYEVNFIINNAGIGGTAAITQSSSETIDRIMQVNIRSMVLITQGLLPVLLKQERSYVLNISSMAAFTPIAYKTVYPASKAFISSFSLGLREELAGTGVSVSVVYPGPIMTNSSVSARIVSQSTQGRLGLMPTARIVQIALKKTLAGRAVIIPGIWNRFNYGLMRVLPTGTKLKIVSKAVKKEMVVNK; this is encoded by the coding sequence ATGAAGGCCGTTAAATACACCCTGATCACAGGCGCCAGTTCCGGACTCGGTCGGGAATTTTGTATGCAGTGTGCTGAGCGGAAAATGAACCTGATCATGATTGCGCTGCCCAACAGTAATACTGATTCCCTTGCGCACGAACTAAGGCTTGAGTATGGTGTCGACATCCAGGTTTATGAGTTTGATCTTACAGACAGCATCCTGCTGCAGGAACACATTAACCTGATCCGAGATCTTTATGAGGTAAATTTCATTATTAATAACGCGGGTATTGGCGGTACTGCGGCAATTACGCAGAGCTCCAGCGAAACGATTGACCGCATTATGCAGGTGAATATCCGGAGTATGGTGTTAATTACCCAGGGCCTGCTTCCGGTATTGTTGAAACAGGAAAGGAGTTATGTGCTAAATATTTCGAGCATGGCGGCTTTCACGCCAATCGCTTATAAGACGGTTTACCCGGCCAGCAAGGCCTTTATTTCTTCTTTTTCGCTGGGGTTGAGGGAAGAACTCGCAGGCACCGGCGTTTCGGTAAGTGTGGTATATCCGGGGCCTATCATGACCAACTCATCTGTATCTGCGCGGATCGTGAGTCAGAGTACGCAGGGTAGGCTTGGTTTGATGCCCACGGCCCGGATTGTTCAGATCGCACTCAAAAAGACGCTCGCAGGCCGTGCTGTGATTATTCCGGGAATATGGAACAGGTTTAATTACGGGTTGATGCGCGTATTGCCAACCGGTACCAAGCTGAAAATTGTCTCAAAAGCGGTCAAAAAAGAAATGGTGGTTAATAAATGA
- the lpdA gene encoding dihydrolipoyl dehydrogenase: protein MNYDVIVIGSGPGGYVAAIRASQLGLKTAIIERESLGGICLNWGCIPTKALLKSAQVFEYINHASEYGIKTAGAEADFAAVVKRSRGVAEGMSKGVQFLMKKNKIEVIMGTAKVKPGNKVDVKAADGSQKEYSASHIILATGGRSRELPNLKQDGKKVIGYRQAMVLPEQPKSMVVVGSGAIGVEFAYFYATMGTKVTIVEFMDNVVPVEDEDVSKQLLRSFKKAGIEIMTSSSVESVDTSGQGCKVQVKTASGMQTIECDIVLSAAGVVANIENIGLEETGIKTEKGKVVVDEYYNTSVKGYYAIGDIVGGQALAHVASAEGIICVEKIAGHKPEPLDYNNIPGCTYCSPEIASVGYTEKAAKAAGYELKIGKFPFSASGKASAAGAKDGFVKLIFDAKYGELLGAHMIGANVTEMIAEIVVARKLETTGHEMIKAVHPHPTMSEAIMEAAADAYGEVIHL, encoded by the coding sequence ATGAACTACGATGTAATTGTAATAGGTAGCGGTCCCGGCGGATATGTGGCTGCCATAAGAGCCTCCCAGCTTGGTTTAAAAACAGCCATAATAGAGCGCGAGTCGCTGGGCGGAATATGTCTTAACTGGGGATGTATACCAACCAAGGCGCTCCTTAAGAGTGCACAGGTTTTTGAATATATCAATCATGCTTCTGAATATGGGATCAAAACTGCCGGGGCGGAAGCAGATTTCGCTGCAGTAGTTAAGCGCAGCCGCGGCGTCGCCGAAGGCATGAGCAAAGGTGTTCAGTTTCTGATGAAAAAGAACAAGATCGAAGTGATCATGGGCACCGCTAAGGTAAAGCCGGGCAACAAGGTCGATGTGAAAGCAGCCGATGGAAGCCAAAAGGAATACAGCGCAAGCCATATCATACTTGCCACAGGTGGCAGATCCAGGGAATTGCCTAACCTTAAGCAGGATGGTAAAAAAGTAATTGGATACCGCCAGGCCATGGTGCTTCCGGAGCAACCGAAATCTATGGTGGTGGTAGGATCTGGGGCTATCGGTGTTGAGTTTGCGTATTTCTATGCCACCATGGGCACCAAGGTTACCATCGTAGAATTTATGGACAATGTTGTTCCTGTAGAAGATGAAGATGTATCAAAGCAATTGCTTCGCAGCTTCAAGAAAGCAGGCATCGAGATCATGACTTCGTCAAGTGTCGAGTCTGTTGACACGAGCGGACAAGGATGTAAGGTTCAGGTCAAAACCGCTTCTGGAATGCAGACCATCGAGTGCGACATCGTGCTTTCGGCAGCTGGCGTAGTCGCCAACATTGAAAACATCGGCCTGGAAGAGACGGGTATCAAAACCGAGAAAGGCAAAGTGGTGGTAGACGAGTACTACAATACTTCGGTAAAAGGTTATTACGCCATTGGCGATATTGTAGGCGGACAGGCACTTGCCCACGTTGCATCAGCAGAAGGTATTATCTGTGTGGAGAAAATTGCAGGTCACAAACCGGAACCGCTGGATTACAACAACATCCCCGGATGTACTTACTGCAGCCCGGAAATAGCTTCTGTAGGTTATACAGAAAAAGCAGCTAAAGCGGCAGGATATGAGCTTAAGATCGGTAAGTTTCCTTTCTCTGCATCCGGAAAAGCAAGCGCAGCTGGCGCCAAAGACGGCTTTGTGAAACTTATTTTCGACGCTAAATACGGCGAATTGCTTGGCGCGCACATGATCGGTGCTAACGTTACCGAGATGATCGCCGAAATCGTTGTTGCCCGCAAGCTGGAAACAACCGGCCATGAAATGATCAAAGCAGTGCATCCGCATCCAACCATGAGCGAAGCGATTATGGAGGCCGCGGCCGATGCATATGGTGAGGTGATCCATTTGTAG
- a CDS encoding MBL fold metallo-hydrolase: MNLHTIETGFFKLDGGAMFGVVPKSIWQRSNPADDNNMCTWAMRCLLIEDGERLILVDTGIGNKQDEKFISHYFLHGEDTLDRSLAAKGFHRDDITDVFLTHLHFDHCGGAVVRNGDQLLPAFKNATYWSNGKHWNWAVHPNAREKASFLTENILPIQESGQLQFIDEHNGIKFHEGVSVRFAYGHTEAMMLPQIQYKNKTIVYMADLLPSVGHIPLPYVMSYDMFPLRTLTEKKSFLEEAASQEYILYLEHDPVNECCTVMQTEKGIRLQHAFPLSSL, from the coding sequence ATGAACCTGCATACGATAGAGACAGGATTTTTTAAATTGGATGGCGGTGCGATGTTTGGCGTTGTACCGAAATCCATCTGGCAGCGCAGTAACCCGGCAGATGATAACAACATGTGCACCTGGGCAATGCGCTGCCTGCTTATTGAAGATGGCGAGAGACTGATCCTGGTCGATACAGGGATCGGAAACAAACAGGACGAGAAGTTTATAAGCCATTATTTCCTTCATGGCGAAGATACACTGGACCGTTCCCTGGCTGCAAAAGGCTTTCATAGAGACGATATCACAGATGTGTTCCTCACGCATCTCCATTTTGATCACTGCGGCGGCGCCGTAGTCCGCAATGGCGACCAACTCCTCCCCGCTTTCAAAAACGCCACATACTGGAGTAACGGAAAACACTGGAACTGGGCAGTTCATCCAAATGCCAGAGAAAAAGCCTCATTCCTCACAGAGAACATCCTTCCAATACAGGAGAGCGGACAACTGCAGTTTATTGATGAGCATAATGGGATTAAGTTCCATGAGGGCGTAAGCGTACGGTTCGCCTATGGCCACACAGAAGCTATGATGCTGCCCCAAATACAATACAAGAATAAAACAATTGTCTACATGGCAGATCTTTTGCCATCTGTAGGACATATTCCCCTTCCGTATGTCATGTCTTATGATATGTTCCCTCTTCGAACGCTTACAGAAAAAAAATCATTTTTGGAGGAAGCCGCGAGCCAGGAATATATCCTGTATCTTGAACATGACCCTGTGAATGAATGCTGTACGGTGATGCAGACAGAAAAAGGCATCAGACTACAGCATGCATTTCCGCTCAGTAGTCTTTAA
- a CDS encoding sigma-70 family RNA polymerase sigma factor: protein MRQLKITQSITNRESQSLDKYLHEIGKVDLITAEEEVILARKIREGDQAALERLTKTNLRFVVSVAKQYQNQGLTLGDLINEGNLGLIKAAKRFDETKGFKFISYAVWWIRQSILQAIAEQSRIVRLPLNQVGSLSKISKAFSKLEQEYEREPSPEELADILETTVDKISDTLSNSGRHVSMDAPFVQGEENTLLDVLENHEPNTDSSLINESLSEEIKRSLSTLTEREREIIVLFFGLSTNHPLSLEEIGEKFNLTRERVRQIKDKALQRLRHTSRSKILKSYLG from the coding sequence ATGAGACAACTCAAGATCACGCAATCGATTACCAATCGCGAAAGTCAGTCGCTCGACAAATACCTTCATGAGATTGGTAAGGTAGATTTAATTACAGCAGAAGAAGAAGTCATACTAGCAAGAAAGATACGGGAGGGCGACCAGGCCGCTTTAGAACGCTTAACAAAAACAAACTTACGCTTCGTAGTTTCGGTAGCGAAACAATATCAGAACCAGGGACTTACCCTTGGCGACTTAATAAATGAAGGAAACCTGGGATTAATTAAAGCAGCAAAGCGCTTCGATGAGACCAAAGGTTTTAAGTTCATTTCTTACGCCGTATGGTGGATACGTCAATCCATCCTTCAGGCCATCGCAGAACAAAGCCGTATCGTTCGTTTACCGCTAAACCAGGTGGGTTCGTTAAGCAAGATCAGCAAAGCCTTTTCAAAGCTGGAGCAGGAGTATGAGCGCGAGCCATCCCCGGAAGAATTGGCAGACATTCTTGAGACAACGGTAGACAAGATATCTGACACCTTGAGTAACTCAGGCCGGCACGTATCCATGGATGCGCCTTTTGTGCAGGGCGAGGAGAATACCTTACTCGACGTGTTGGAAAACCACGAACCAAACACAGACAGCAGCCTGATCAATGAATCGCTTTCAGAAGAAATAAAGCGTTCATTGTCTACACTTACAGAGCGCGAAAGAGAAATCATTGTGTTGTTCTTTGGTTTAAGCACCAACCACCCCCTTTCACTTGAAGAGATTGGCGAGAAGTTTAACCTGACCAGGGAACGTGTTCGTCAGATTAAAGACAAAGCATTACAACGTCTGCGTCACACTTCACGCAGTAAAATATTGAAATCTTACTTAGGTTAA
- a CDS encoding M28 family peptidase, which yields MKSFLLLPLSVILSCSTVKNPDTQSTSQLLKDVEVLSSDRYEGRKTGTKGAEMARTYIADRFKELGVKSYAQNYAHPFTFQNQGQAAQNGINVLGYIPGKTDNVIVISAHYDHIGVINGEIYNGADDNASGVAALLEFAAYYTKNQPVHTLIFAAFDAEEVGLQGAKAFVAKPPVSLDKIVLNVNMDMISHNDKAELYVCGTFKYPELKKYIITSSPDIKVIPGHDDPKLGHDDWTNQSDHGAFNAKNIPFLYFGVEDHKDYHKESDEFKNINQSFFTNAANSIREIISNIDQDRDAQKRFKEKLKMK from the coding sequence ATGAAGTCCTTTTTGCTCCTTCCCCTTTCCGTGATCCTAAGCTGCAGTACGGTAAAAAACCCCGATACCCAATCGACCAGCCAGTTGTTAAAAGATGTAGAAGTACTTTCATCAGATCGTTATGAAGGGCGAAAGACAGGAACAAAGGGGGCCGAAATGGCGAGGACATACATTGCCGACCGCTTTAAGGAGCTTGGGGTTAAATCCTACGCACAAAATTACGCACATCCCTTTACCTTCCAGAACCAGGGTCAGGCAGCGCAGAACGGTATAAATGTTCTTGGTTATATCCCTGGGAAAACCGATAACGTCATTGTGATATCCGCACATTACGACCATATAGGCGTTATCAATGGTGAGATATATAATGGTGCCGACGACAATGCTTCAGGGGTGGCTGCGCTACTGGAATTCGCAGCATATTACACAAAGAACCAGCCTGTTCACACGCTAATTTTCGCAGCCTTTGATGCGGAAGAGGTCGGCCTGCAAGGCGCAAAGGCCTTTGTAGCCAAACCGCCGGTAAGTCTTGATAAAATTGTATTGAACGTCAACATGGATATGATCAGTCACAATGACAAGGCTGAACTCTATGTATGCGGCACCTTCAAGTATCCTGAGCTAAAGAAGTATATTATAACCAGCAGCCCTGACATTAAAGTCATCCCGGGCCATGACGATCCTAAACTTGGACATGACGACTGGACCAACCAGAGTGATCACGGTGCTTTCAACGCTAAAAACATTCCATTCCTGTATTTTGGCGTTGAGGATCATAAAGACTACCACAAAGAAAGTGATGAATTCAAAAACATCAACCAAAGTTTCTTTACGAACGCTGCAAATTCGATCCGTGAGATCATCAGCAATATAGACCAGGACCGTGATGCCCAGAAGCGATTTAAAGAAAAGCTAAAGATGAAATGA
- a CDS encoding S41 family peptidase, which translates to MRKYTLRHVMLLGFVLTTVFTACKKDKNRPEDPVDEETNVKQTPTTDRRALTNDSLFLYAKQIYYWNTTLPGYDTYEPRKYTSKGNDLANYDDNLLNIARAAEAPEYVAAGPYLKYSYIEDIATRNPNALVAKPNSSASVDLEGNGNDLGIRPIIYTTSNTNNEYLLFITAVYPGSDADKKGMERGWAIKKINGQSIGANYRTEESIVENGMNASTVRLEGTKYLGSQQVGTFDVTINKTVYKSSPVLTSSVIDHNGKKIGYLAYARFSNTANSVAALNEAFSAFASAGVTGLVIDLRYNGGGYVSTAEHLVNLIAPSTASGVMYKEYFNETLRNGKATIMKNQPILDDNEKVQYSSNGRIINYFDDVDYSVAGNTNYFRKAGEVKNVTNVVFLVTGNTASASELVINSLKPKMNVKLVGERTYGKPIGFFPIRLENKYDVYYSLFETKNALDQGGYFEGMVPDFEETATSALFDDPRYDFGDKNEPYLATALSVFGPSATSSSRSSASVMSVNGKRVSFNSDNEIKRVKGHSEFVGMIEDRVRRKK; encoded by the coding sequence ATGAGAAAATATACCCTGCGCCACGTCATGTTACTTGGCTTTGTGCTGACCACCGTTTTTACTGCTTGTAAGAAGGATAAGAACCGTCCGGAAGATCCAGTCGACGAAGAAACGAATGTAAAGCAAACGCCTACTACCGACAGGCGGGCATTAACCAACGACTCGCTGTTCCTGTATGCCAAACAGATCTATTACTGGAATACGACTTTGCCAGGTTATGATACGTATGAGCCCAGAAAGTATACCTCCAAAGGCAATGATTTGGCAAATTATGATGACAATCTGCTCAATATAGCCAGAGCTGCCGAGGCACCTGAATATGTGGCCGCCGGCCCGTATCTTAAATATTCCTATATAGAAGATATCGCCACCAGGAACCCTAACGCTTTGGTAGCGAAACCGAACAGCAGTGCGTCGGTAGATCTGGAAGGAAATGGTAATGATCTGGGCATCAGACCAATCATTTATACCACCAGTAATACAAATAATGAGTACCTGCTTTTCATCACGGCGGTTTACCCGGGCTCGGACGCCGATAAAAAAGGCATGGAACGGGGCTGGGCTATAAAAAAGATCAATGGGCAGTCGATCGGCGCAAATTACCGGACTGAGGAGTCTATTGTTGAAAACGGCATGAATGCCAGTACGGTGCGACTGGAAGGAACAAAGTACTTGGGTAGCCAGCAGGTTGGGACTTTTGATGTTACGATTAACAAAACGGTGTATAAAAGCAGTCCGGTGCTGACAAGCAGCGTTATTGATCATAACGGCAAAAAGATCGGCTATCTGGCCTACGCGCGTTTTTCTAATACCGCAAACTCTGTTGCTGCCCTCAACGAGGCCTTCAGTGCTTTCGCATCTGCGGGGGTTACAGGATTGGTGATCGACCTGCGTTATAATGGTGGCGGATATGTAAGCACAGCCGAGCATCTGGTCAACCTGATTGCGCCGTCGACAGCCTCGGGTGTGATGTATAAGGAGTATTTTAATGAGACGCTTCGTAACGGCAAGGCAACCATCATGAAAAATCAGCCTATTCTGGACGATAATGAGAAGGTGCAGTACAGCAGCAATGGACGGATCATTAATTATTTCGATGATGTGGATTATTCGGTAGCCGGCAACACCAACTACTTCAGGAAAGCCGGAGAGGTCAAGAACGTTACCAATGTTGTGTTTCTTGTGACTGGTAATACGGCCTCAGCGAGTGAACTGGTGATTAACAGTCTGAAGCCGAAGATGAACGTTAAGCTTGTCGGCGAGCGTACCTATGGCAAACCAATAGGTTTCTTCCCGATCCGACTGGAGAACAAGTACGACGTCTATTATTCCCTGTTTGAAACTAAAAATGCGCTTGATCAGGGCGGTTATTTTGAGGGGATGGTTCCGGACTTTGAAGAAACGGCTACCTCTGCGCTTTTTGATGATCCGCGCTACGACTTTGGCGACAAAAACGAACCTTATCTGGCTACTGCCTTAAGCGTGTTTGGGCCGTCCGCTACCAGCAGTTCGAGATCATCAGCTTCTGTGATGTCGGTAAACGGAAAGCGCGTGTCGTTTAACAGTGATAATGAGATTAAACGAGTTAAAGGTCACAGTGAATTTGTAGGTATGATTGAGGACCGCGTAAGGAGAAAAAAATAG
- a CDS encoding HAD family hydrolase, giving the protein MSTWNDYLNSKSAFVFELDDVMYPEKDYLLQVYYLFAQFMEYGEQVSASEMVPFMQQVYQTEGADEVFGKTAARFGLPEKYRLNFELLMHSAKLPLKLLLFQEILQFLQTVVVERKHIFLFTNGDASTQLNKIRQVEWHGLEQYLKVYFAVESELKPSPAGLLQILDEHQLDRSDVLLVGRNEADRICAEQAGVDFLNVEKLLLT; this is encoded by the coding sequence ATGAGTACTTGGAACGACTACCTGAATAGCAAATCTGCCTTCGTATTTGAACTAGACGATGTGATGTATCCTGAAAAGGATTATTTGTTGCAGGTATACTATCTCTTTGCGCAGTTTATGGAATACGGCGAGCAGGTCAGCGCCTCGGAAATGGTCCCGTTCATGCAGCAGGTTTATCAGACGGAGGGCGCGGATGAGGTTTTCGGTAAGACTGCTGCACGGTTTGGTCTCCCGGAAAAATACCGGTTAAATTTCGAGCTGCTGATGCATAGTGCCAAGCTACCGCTCAAACTTCTTCTTTTTCAGGAAATATTGCAGTTCCTGCAGACCGTTGTGGTGGAGCGGAAACACATTTTTCTGTTTACCAATGGCGATGCTTCTACGCAGCTCAATAAGATCAGGCAAGTGGAATGGCATGGCCTTGAGCAATATCTCAAGGTGTATTTTGCTGTGGAGTCGGAGCTAAAGCCGTCGCCCGCCGGACTTCTTCAGATCCTGGACGAGCATCAGCTCGATCGTTCGGATGTATTGCTGGTAGGTCGTAATGAGGCAGACCGGATCTGTGCGGAACAAGCTGGTGTTGATTTTTTGAATGTTGAGAAACTATTGTTAACTTAA